In one Brassica oleracea var. oleracea cultivar TO1000 chromosome C9, BOL, whole genome shotgun sequence genomic region, the following are encoded:
- the LOC106313313 gene encoding polygalacturonase At1g48100: MITRESQRLRSVTIMILMVILVWSVTLQTCIARKGRHWRHHHSSSSSSSTLSDSLSSKKPKSHHNSHSHKSKPQLKTPPPKSGSPVLPQPPQVQPPPSPQVQPPPPAPLPLQPLEGSQEFNVLDFGAKGDGMSDDTEAFEAAWASACKVEASTMVIPPDYIFLVGPISFSGPYCQANIVFQLDGMIVAPTDSESWGRGLLWWIEFTKLKGITIQGNGVIDGRGTGWWQQDNPFDYPVDDDFKLIVPLNNTVQERPPMPIRSELNGMPSIKPTALRFYGSIDVTVTGITIQNSPQCHLKFDNCVQVLVHDVTVSSPGDSPNTDGIHLQNTRDVMIHTSTLACGDDCISIQTGCSNVYVHNVNCGPGHGISIGSLGKDSTKACVSNITVRDVVMHNTMTGVRIKTWQGGVGSVKGVLFSNIQLTEVQLPIVIDQFYCDHRKCRNQTSAVAVEGVTYEKIRGTYTVKPVHFACSDSFPCVDVQLSGIELKPVQLQYHMYDPFCWKAFGLLNSPTVPPIDCLQIGKPARNGVHTDHDICV; the protein is encoded by the exons ATGATAACGAGAGAGAGTCAAAGGCTGAGAAGCGTCACAATAATGATTCTTATGGTAATTCTTGTCTGGTCTGTAACTTTACAGACCTGCATTGCCAGAAAAGGAAGACATTGGAGGCACCACCATAGCAGCTCCTCCTCTTCCTCAACCTTGTCTGATTCCTTGTCCAGCAAGAAACCAAAAAGCCACCACAATAGCCATTCCCATAAGTCAAAACCACAACTAAAAACTCCGCCGCCAAAATCCGGCTCACCTGTCCTGCCACAACCACCACAAGTACAACCGCCACCATCACCACAAGTACAACCGCCACCACCAGCACCTCTTCCGCTGCAGCCACTTGAAGGGTCTCAAGAATTCAATGTGCTTGATTTTGGCGCTAAGGGTGATGGCATGAGTGATGACACTGAG GCGTTTGAAGCGGCGTGGGCTTCTGCTTGCAAAGTGGAGGCGTCAACTATGGTCATACCGCCTGACTATATCTTCCTCGTTGGCCCCATATCCTTCTCTGGTCCTTATTGTCAAGCAAACATTGTATTCCAG CTGGATGGGATGATTGTAGCTCCTACGGACTCGGAGTCATGGGGAAGAGGGCTTCTGTGGTGGATTGAGTTCACGAAGCTTAAAGGCATTACAATACAAGGAAACGGTGTTATTGATGGAAGAGGCACTGGTTGGTGGCAACAAGACAACCCTTTTGATTATCCTGTCGATGATGACTTCAAGCTCATTGTCCCATTGAATAATACGGTTCAAGAACGTCCTCCAATGCCG ATAAGAAGTGAGCTTAATGGAATGCCTAGCATTAAACCAACG GCGCTGCGGTTCTATGGGAGTATTGACGTGACAGTGACGGGTATAACCATTCAGAACAGTCCCCAATGTCACCTCAAGTTTGATAACTGCGTCCAGGTTTTAGTTCATGACGTGACCGTTTCTTCTCCCGGAGACAGTCCAAACACAGATGGGATTCATCTTCAAAACACCAGAGATGTCATGATTCACACTAGCACACTAGCTTGCG GAGACGATTGTATTTCGATTCAAACCGGTTGCTCCAATGTGTATGTTCACAATGTGAATTGTGGACCAGGACATGGAATCAGCATAGGGAGTCTCGGTAAAGACAGTACCAAAGCTTGTGTCTCCAACATAACAGTCAGAGATGTAGTTATGCACAACACAATGACCGGTGTCCGGATCAAGACCTGGCAG GGAGGAGTAGGATCAGTGAAAGGAGTACTATTCTCAAACATTCAGCTCACAGAGGTTCAGCTTCCCATAGTGATAGATCAATTCTACTGTGATCACCGTAAATGCAGGAACCAGACTTCAGCAGTGGCCGTTGAAGGAGTCACGTATGAGAAGATACGTGGCACTTATACTGTAAAGCCTGTGCATTTTGCTTGCAGTGACAGTTTCCCTTGCGTAGATGTGCAACTATCAGGCATAGAACTAAAACCAGTGCAGCTACAATACCACATGTATGATCCATTTTGCTGGAAAGCATTTGGATTGCTCAATTCGCCAACTGTTCCACCGATTGATTGCTTACAGATCGGGAAGCCGGCGAGAAATGGAGTCCATACAGATCATGATATATGTGTATGA
- the LOC106316665 gene encoding MATH domain and coiled-coil domain-containing protein At2g42470-like, with protein MEDHKPTTFTFEIDNFSEKETVISSPTFSSGGCQWYANVYPKGNGIEDHLAVYLQVANYGSLQLGWKRRAKFSFVLLNQSGKEFYKSTELCNLYCAQVSGWGIAKVLTLKKLKEKGFVEKNKLIVKVQVQVLEVVNEAEVTGNETMNVKGFQVLYSQVVQVSWIFVNHPDIALNFKPKSHLVKTTYMNLLLKLIEKLDKPPQSFSETELRNTRTELVDLTQTGFKLDWLKEKLDEISLEWKKTSEASRIQELEQHNKNLKAELNKEKIKSATSAAKVLWLEQTVSNLKTKQNKKPKLSPN; from the exons ATGGAGGATCATAAGCCGACGACTTTCACGTTTGAGATAGATAACTTCTCAGAGAAGGAAACTGTAATTTCATCCCCAACATTCTCAAGTGGAGGCTGCCAATG GTATGCAAATGTTTATCCCAAAGGAAATGGTATTGAAGATCACTTGGCTGTATACCTCCAAGTTGCGAATTATGGATCATTGCAACTTGGATGGAAAAGGCGAGCTAAATTTTCCTTTGTTCTGTTGAATCAATCCGGCAAAGAATTCTACAAATCAACTG AATTGTGCAATCTATACTGCGCTCAGGTTTCAGGATGGGGTATTGCAAAGGTCTTGACTCTCAAAAAGCTTAAAGAAAAAGGGTTCGTGGAGAAGAACAAACTGATCGTTAAAGTCCAAGTACAAGTACTTGAAGTTGTTAATGAGGCAGAAGTAACTGGGAACGAGACTATGAATGTCAAAGGTTTCCAAGTTCTTTATTCTCAG GTTGTTCAAGTAAGTTGGATTTTCGTGAATCATCCGGACATTGCTTTGAATTTCAAACCAAAGAGCCACTTGGTGAAGACAACATACATGAATCTCCTCCTCAAGCTCATCGAAAAACTGGACAAGCCTCCACAAAGCTTCTCTGAGACTGAGCTAAGAAACACCCGCACCGAGTTGGTCGATCTAACACAGACAGGGTTCAAGCTAGACTGGCTGAAGGAAAAGCTTGATGAGATTTCCTTGGAATGGAAGAAAACATCCGAGGCTTCCCGTATCCAAGAACTTGAGCAACACAACAAGAATCTCAAAGCTGAACTGAACAAGGAGAAGATCAAATCTGCTACTTCTGCTGCTAAAGTCTTATGGTTGGAGCAGACGGTGTCAAATCTCAAAACTAAGCAGAACAAGAAGCCGAAATTAAGCCCCAACTAA
- the LOC106313733 gene encoding 1,4-dihydroxy-2-naphthoyl-CoA synthase, peroxisomal, with translation MADSKELGTASRRISVVTNHLIPLETIPTRVHSVELSTASSMNDKYHKVHGEVPTHQVVWRKSDLEFVDIIYEKAVGEDIAKITINRPERRNAFRPQTVKELMRAFNDARDDSSVGVIILTGKGTKAFCSGGDQALRTPDGYADPNDVGRLNVLDLQVQIRRLPKPVIAMVAGYAVGGGHILHMVCDLTIAADNAIFGQTGPKVGSFDAGYGSSIMSRLVGPKKAREMWFMTRFYTASEADKMGLVNTVVPLEDLEKETVKWCREILRNSPTAIRVLKAALNAVDDGHAGLQGLGGDTTLLFYGTEEGIEGRTAYMQRRPPNFSKFPRRP, from the exons ATGGCGGACTCCAAGGAACTCGGCACCGCGAGCCGCCGTATCTCCGTCGTCACCAATCATCTCATCCCCTTGGAAACAATTCCAACTCGCGTTCACTCAGTGGAACTCTCTACTGCTTCGTCGATGAATGACAAGTACCATAAGGTGCACGGTGAAGTGCCGACTCACCAAGTCGTTTGGAGAAAATCTGATCTCGAGTTTGTTGACATTATATATGAGAAAGCCGTCGGTGAAGATATTGCGAAG ATTACTATAAACCGTCCAGAGAGAAGAAACGCGTTCCGGCCTCAGACTGTGAAGGAGCTTATGCGTGCGTTTAATGACGCCAGAGACGATAGCTCTGTAGGTGTCATTATACTCACCGGCAAG GGAACGAAAGCGTTTTGCAGTGGTGGTGATCAAGCGTTGAGGACACCAGATGGTTATGCTGATCCCAATGATGTTGGTCGACTTAATGTCCTTGATCTCCAG GTTCAAATCCGCAGACTGCCAAAACCAGTTATCGCAATG GTGGCTGGTTATGCTGTTGGAGGAGGACATATCTTGCACATGGTCTGTGATCTAACCATTGCAGCTGATAATGCTATTTTCGGTCAGACGGGTCCTAAG GTTGGAAGTTTCGATGCTGGTTATGGAAGTTCAATCATGTCTCGTCTG GTTGGTCCTAAAAAGGCACGAGAAATGTGGTTCATGACGAGATTCTACACAGCTTCAGAAGCAGATAAAATGGGACTTGTCAATACAGTTGTACCG CTAGAGGATTTGGAGAAAGAAACTGTGAAATGGTGCAGAGAAATCTTACGGAACAGCCCTACTGCAATCCGTGTTCTTAAGGCAGCACTCAATGCAGTCGATGATGGCCATGCTGGACTTCAG GGACTAGGAGGTGATACGACCCTCTTATTCTATGGAACCGAAGAAGGCATAGAAGGAAGAACAGCTTATATGCAACGTCGACCACCGAACTTCTCTAAATTTCCCCGGCGACCTTGA
- the LOC106316773 gene encoding dynamin-related protein 4C-like: MKSAKKHAVSQSSSLAIVEANPPENKKVVPIDAPIVSSYNDRIRPLLDTVDRLRNLNVMKEGIQLPTIVVVGDQSSGKSSVLESLAGISLPRGQGICTRVPLVMRLQKSSSPEPEIWLEYGYKVVHTDEEHIAEAICAATDVIAGSGKGVSDAPLTLHVKKAGVPDITMVDLPGITRVPVNGQPENIYEQISAMIMKYIEPQESIILNVLSATVDFTTCESIRMSRQVDKTGERTLAVVTKADMAPEGLLEKVTADDVSIGLGYVCVRNRIGEETYEEARMQEELLFRTHPMLSLIDEDIVGIPVLAQKLMHIQATMIARCLPEIVRKINMKMENAVLELNKLPMVMASTGEALMTLMDIITSAKESLLKILIQGDFYEFPDEPKMHSTARLAEMLSQFSDTLQAKPEDVVTEFLMVEIKILDECKCVGLPNFIPRSAFLAILSEHVDVIHMKPVEFIRKIWDYIEGVLISVLSKYSENFPQIQSSIKRAGRSLITKTKEQAVNRVTEMVEMEKLTDYTCNPDYMKTWTEKTATQQNFIHAVLNDVKKPETFSLAGLGEVKISHLRKYHAHLLQQAFDMKMRITSYWTIVLRRIVDNLALYLQFSVKNLVNTQFQKEIVAEMVDPRGGGGVERMMEESPSVASKREKLKKSVKLLKESKDVVAAIVDQTSGFGDR; encoded by the exons ATGAAAAGCGCTAAGAAGCATGCTGTCTCACAGAGTTCTTCTCTGGCTATTGTCGAAGCAAATCCTCCCGAGAACAAAAAAGTTGTCCCCATTGATGCACCGATTGTATCTTCTTACAATGACCGGATCAGGCCGTTGCTCGACACTGTTGACAGGCTCAGGAACCTTAACGTGATGAAAGAAGGGATCCAGCTTCCAACGATTGTCGTTGTTGGAGACCAGTCTTCGGGGAAGTCGAGTGTGCTAGAGTCATTGGCAGGGATCAGCTTGCCTCGTGGACAAGGAATCTGCACTAGGGTTCCTCTTGTGATGAGACTCCAGAAAAGTTCTAGCCCTGAACCTGAGATCTGGCTAGAGTATGGTTACAAGGTTGTTCACACGGATGAGGAACACATTGCTGAAGCTATTTGTGCTGCAACTGATGTGATAGCTG GTTCTGGTAAAGGGGTTTCAGACGCTCCCCTGACTCTCCATGTGAAGAAGGCTGGTGTTCCAGACATTACCATGGTTGATCTCCCTGGAATAACCAGAGTTCCAGTGAACGGACAGCCAGAAAATATCTATGAGCAGATATCGGCTATGATCATGAAGTACATAGAGCCTCAAGAATCCATCATTCTGAATGTTCTGTCAGCAACCGTTGACTTCACGACCTGTGAGTCCATTCGCATGTCTAGACAAGTGGACAAAACCGGTGAACGGACTCTGGCTGTAGTCACAAAGGCAGACATGGCTCCTGAAGGTCTTCTAGAGAAGGTGACAGCAGATGATGTAAGCATCGGACTTGGTTATGTCTGTGTGAGAAACCGCATTGGAGAAGAGACATATGAAGAAGCTAGGATGCAAGAAGAGTTACTCTTCAGGACTCATCCAATGCTAAGCTTGATTGATGAAGATATTGTGGGAATCCCTGTGTTAGCTCAGAAGCTAATGCATATCCAAGCAACAATGATCGCTAGATGCTTGCCTGAGATTGTCCGCAAGATCAACATGAAGATGGAAAATGCTGTGTTGGAGTTGAACAAGCTGCCAATGGTGATGGCTTCCACTGGGGAAGCATTGATGACACTGATGGACATCATTACTTCTGCAAAAGAGTCTCTCCTGAAGATTCTCATCCAAGGAGACTTCTACGAGTTCCCTGATGAGCCAAAGATGCATTCCACCGCTCGCTTGGCTGAAATGCTGAGCCAGTTCTCAGACACTCTGCAAGCAAAGCCAGAAGATGTTGTTACTGAGTTCTTAATGGTTGAAATCAAGATTCTTGACGAATGTAAATGCGTTGGCTTGCCTAATTTCATACCAAGATCAGCATTCTTGGCTATCCTCTCAGAACATGTTGACGTCATTCATATGAAGCCGGTTGAGTTCATCAGGAAGATATGGGACTACATTGAAGGTGTTCTCATATCAGTACTATCCAAGTATTCTGAAAACTTCCCACAGATTCAATCTTCCATAAAAAGAGCTGGTCGCAGTCTAATCACCAAGACCAAGGAGCAGGCTGTGAATCGAGTTACTGAGATGGTTGAGATGGAGAAGTTGACTGATTACACATGTAACCCTGACTACATGAAGACATGGACAGAGAAGACAGCTACGCAGCAAAACTTCATCCATGCTGTGCTGAACGATGTGAAGAAACCTGAGACATTCTCACTCGCTGGACTTGGGGAAGTGAAGATCTCGCATCTGAGGAAGTACCACGCTCATTTGCTGCAGCAGGCGTTCGACATGAAGATGAGGATCACATCGTACTGGACGATTGTCTTGAGGCGGATTGTGGACAACCTTGCTCTCTATCTTCAGTTCTCGGTGAAGAATCTGGTGAACACTCAGTTTCAGAAGGAGATTGTGGCGGAAATGGTGGATCCTAGAGGTGGTGGAGGAGTTGAGAGGATGATGGAGGAGTCTCCGTCGGTGGCTAGCAAGAGGGAGAAGTTGAAGAAGAGTGTGAAGCTCTTGAAGGAGTCTAAGGACGTTGTGGCTGCCATTGTGGACCAAACTTCTGGGTTTGGAGATCGTTGA